The DNA region CGCTATTGCTGCTCAACGACCATGCCGCGATGAAAGACCCGGTCACCGACGACGCCGTCATGATCGGCGCGGTGCAGCACACAGCGGTTGTCCCACATGACGACGTCACCCGGGGCCCAGGCGTGGCGCAGGACGTTGTCATGGTGCGTGCAGTGTTCGAACAGTCGGGCAATGGTGACGCCGGCCTGCTCCGCGGACATGCCGCTCACCTGTGCACAACGGCCGGGCGCGGAGAGGTAGAGATATCTGCGCCGCGAGATGGGGTGCACGCGGACAATCGGATGCACCGCCGACGTCTCGTCGTCTGCGCCCAGATCCAGGCCGGTGACCACGTGGGTGATGTGACGTCCCGCGAGGTCGTCACGAAAGTCAGCCGGCAACGTCTCGTACGCGGTGTACTGGTTGGTGAACAGGGTGTGTCCGCCGCGGGCGGGGACGTGGACGGCCCGTAATGCGGTGTAGCTCGGCGGTTTCCGCACATAGCTGGTGTCGGTGTGGAACGTCGATCGCGGCGGCGTGGTCCGCCCGACATTGCTGATGACGTTGAGCTCGGGAAATCCGGGGACCGGCGTCTCGCCGACGGTGAACATCGTCGGGCCGAAGCTGCGGAGGAACTCCAGGAACCGCCGGTCGTCGATGTCCTGTGACGGCATCACGACGACGCCGTGTTCGGCCAGCAATCGCCGCAGGTCGGCCACCGCGTGTTCGTCGAGCGCTCCGACCCGGAAGTCGTTGATGCGCACCCCCGTTGGAGTCATCGTGGTGATGTCAGGCATGGCGTCTCCCGTCCCAGTTCGGCCAGGACCAGTTCAAAGAGGTCGGCGACGCCCATCCCGGTGGCTGCGGCCATCACGGCGACGACACTGCTGGGTGCGAAGGAGCAGTACAGCCCTGCCTCCAGGAACCAGGGTCGGCCGTCGGGGTCGATGCGGAAGTCGAACAGACTGTAGTGCCGGCAGCCGAGCGCGATGTGACACTCCCGGGCCGCCGCCCACACCCGCTGGGTGAGGGCTTCGTCGTCGACGACGATCCACGCCCGGGAATCGTCCTTGGCAACCAGATACAGCTCCCCGGCGCCGTCGCGGGCCAACTTGTCGTCGCGGCCGCGGATCGGTTTGGTGTCCGGGTTGACCGCGTACTCCTCCAGCGGCAGGCACACCATCTCCCCGTCGCGGACCACGATGCCGCACCGTACTTCTCGACCCAGTTCCACGTAGGACTCGACGAGTGCGGCGCCGCTGTGCGCGGCGGCGGCGTCGAGGGCGGCCTTGTACTCCGCGGGTTCCCGGACGAGCGACACCCCGACGGAGTTGTCCGCGGCGACCGGTTTCACGACGACCGGCAGCGGCAGCGGCAGGTCGTCACCGGGGTGCACCACCGCCCCGGCGGGTACCGCCACGCCGGCGGCGGCCACCACCGCCCTGGTTTTGGCCTTGTCGGCCGCGATCGCCATCACGTCCGGCGGGTTGCCCAGGTATCGGATACCGAGAAAGTCGAACAGCGCGCGGTAGGTCGTCATTCCGGGCAGGCAGAACATCTGCGGTACCACCGCGTCGATGCCGAGCACACCCAGATGGTTGATCGCCTCCGACGCCGTCATCCGGACTGCTGCTGACAGCGACTCGGTGCGGAGATCGGCAGGGAACCGCCACGTCCCGTCCGGAGAGACGTAGGCGACATGCATGGTGTGTGAGGTGCGCGCGGAGAGGGCCTCGATGCACGCGCCCGCGTACAGTCGCGACAGTTCGGCGTGGAAGTCGTCCACCGGAGATCCGACCAGGTGCAGAATCGACGCCATCTAGTCCCCGCCTTCTTCGACGAGCTTGCCGATGTTGAAGTCGATCTTGGTCCACCCACGGCGTCTGCGTAGATTGCCCAGAAGCAGGACCGGGATCTGCACATGGTGAACCATGAGGTAGGGCAACGGATCCCACCAGGTGAAGATCGCGTCCTTCCCTCGCAGAATCGTCGCCAGCCTGTGGCGGCGGCGTCCCGGCTGGGTCAGCAGCCGCCAGAGTTCCTGGTAGATCCAATATGTCGGGCGGGCGCCGGGCCGCGGCGTGACCATGGGATGGCCGTCATCGAGGTAGGCCGCCGCGACCTGCCGGTGGTTGTCGAACATGGTGATCGCCGAGTGGGTGCGCGGATTGCACTCGATGGCGTAGACGTGGCCGTCGGCGGCTTCGATGAAGTCCAGGGAGACCTGTCCGGTGACGCCCACCTCGCCGACGAAATGCTCCACCCACGAGAGTATTTCGGGCTTGTCCAGCATCGCGTAGTTCAGTTGCGAGGCCGAGGACTCACAGCAGCCGTACACCTGCAGCCTGCCGCACCTGACGGTCCCGTGGGTGCAGTACTCCTGGCCCTCGATGTACTCCTGCAGAATCCACGGATCGCTGTCCGAGATGGGCAGCGCACGGGCGAATTCGGCGTTCTTCGTCGGAGTCTCGGCGGACAGCCTCGTCAGGTCCAGGCGCCCCACCGGGTTGTACGCGATCCGCTTCAGGATGTAGCTGCGCCCGTCGGGGAAGTCGAAGTCCGCCACCTGCTGCGGATCGGTGATCCGCCGCCAGTCGGGCACCCGCAGGCCCAGGGCGCCAGCGGCTTTCGAGAACGCAGCCTTGTCATCCATCATGCGGACCATGTCTTCGTCGGCGTGCACCACCTCGCAGACGCCGTCGAGCAGTCGTCGGGCGCGGGCATCGTGCAGGCTCGCCGCCGGACTCGAAACCGGGACGAACACGTCGACGCGCTCGCGCCGGACGATGTCGAGCAGCGCTTCGGCGTATCCGCTCGCAGTGGGCTCGGGCACGCAGTGGAACGCGTCCACCGCCCGGGAGAAACGGTGACCGGTGAGGCGGTACTTCGCCGATTCGATCAGAACCACCCGGTGCCCGGCGACATGGAAGGCCCTCGCCAACTGCAGCGCCTTGGTCATCTTGCCGCCACTGATCAGCACGGTCCGCCCGTCGCCCGCAGTCCCGGCCGGATCCGGCACTCGACGCAGGAGCGCGAGACCTACCAGAGCGAGATCGATCGGCAGGGTGGCGAGCAGAGCAAGCAGCGTTGCGCAGGTCTTTCCCGCATCGCTGCGACGGGGGTGCTGCACCTCCGCGGCCGAACTGGAAACCGCCACGGGCGCAACGGCGGTCACGTTGATCGATCCGGTGCCCGCCGGATCAGGGTGACACCGTCGCGTAGGGGCAACAGCACCTGCTCGACGCGCGGATCGTAGGTGAGCGCGGCGTTGAATGTGGCGATCGCGGCCCCGTTCTCCGTCCGCGTGCCATCCTGCTTGTAGGGCTCGCCCTGCATCAGGGTGTTGTCGACCGCGATCACCGCCCTCGGCGTGAGCAACGTGCTCTCGATGAGGAACTCCACGTAGTTGAGGTAGCCGGCCTTGTCCGCGTCGATGAACACGAAGTCGAACGCCGCCGCGCCGGCGTTCTCCATGCGCCGCAGTGTGTCCAACGCCGGCGCCAGTTCGATGGTGATCTTGTGGCCCACCGGGGATGCATCAAAGCACTCCCGCGCATAGCGGGCAGCACCGGGATCGACCTCGCATGCCACGACAGTGCCGTCATCCGGCACCGCCTCGGCCATCGCCAGCGCCGAGTACCCGGTGAACATCCCGATCTCGAGCACCCTGTGGGCACCGGCGAGATGCACCAGGAACTTCAGCAGTTGACCTTCGACATGTCCCGACAGCATTTCCTGCTCCAGTCGGCCTCCGGAAGGCTCTGCATCCCAGTTGATCTCACGTGTTCGGTGTGCGAGATCGGCCAGCGCAGCCGATTCCGGCGTCGTGCACTGGGCGAGGTAGGGATCGAGGCCGGCAGCGAGGTCCCGTGCCCGATACAACCGGTCTCGCACCGTGGGGTCGGCGTCGGCCGCGTCCAGCAGTCGGCATAACTCGGACAGCTCCTCGGCGAGAATGGTCGACGGTGTCACCGGCCTCGGTCCACGAGGTGCCTGGAGTACCGCCGGACTACTCATGGGTGCCCTCGGGCGTGGTTGCGGTGAACATGTCGACACCGTCACCGCGGCGCGGATAGTCCGAGCAGATCTTCCTGTGCAGCACCAGTGTGTCCGCGAGTTCATCGGTGGTCACGTCGTTGAGGAAGATGCACTGCCCTATCGGTGCCGGAATCGCCGCGCGCAGCAGACCATCGCGGGTCTTGAGGATCGACGACGTCGCCGCGGTGAGCAGTTCCGGGGTGAGGTGGGGGCTGTCGAGCGCCAGGCCGAGGTCGCTCATCACACCGAGAACACGGTCACGATCGCCGACGGAGAGATGACCGCGTTGCTCGGCCAGCGTGGTGGACAGCGCCATGTCGATGTTGATCGCGTGGCCGTGGAAGAACGGCTCCGGTGGCGTGAGCTCGAGTGTCGGACTCCAGGTGTGACCGAACGCGATCACCCTGTCCAGATCGATCTCGTGCAGGTTCGGGGCCTCGAGGTCGAGCATCGTCGCGATGGCCGCATAGGTGAGCCGGTCCCCCACCGCCCGCAGCTCCGGCGTGCCGTCCAGATGGCCGAAGCGGGTGCGCAGCAGATCGGCGCCATGCTCTTCGAGCATCTCGAAGATCGTGCTGTTGCCGACAACGGAGATCTTGATCAGCTCGGCCATGCCATTGCGCACCTGATCCTCTGGCAACGTCTTGAGGAACGAGAAGTCCAGGAGCACCTTCTGTGATGCGTGATAGGCACCCAGCCGGTTCTTGTGCTTGCCGTAATTGACGGCCACCTTGATCGACACACTGGCATCGATCAGGCCGATGAGCGTCGTCGGAATCCTGATGTACGGCGTGTTGCGGCGGTAACTGGCACAGGCGAACCCGGCGACATCGGTGGTGAGGCCACCGCCCACCACGAGCACCGGTTCGGTGCGGACCAGACCGTAGGCATCGAACTCGCCGACGATCCGTTCGAATGTCTCCAGCGACTTCGCGGTCTCCCGGATCTGCACCGGAAGCACCGTCAACTCGATCTCGTGGTGGTGGAAGTAGGCCCGGGCGGCGTCACCGTAGAGGTCGTGGACAACCTCGTCGATGACCATCAGCGTCCGGCCGTAGGGACGGTAGGTGTCCGCCAACTCCGAGTTGTCGAGGGCGAAGACGCCGTCGACGTAGACGAGGTCGTACTCGATCTTTTCGTAGCCTTCGACGTGGAACGCCCGGTCGCCGGCTGACACCTGCGCTTGAAGATTGCTCATGGTGATGTCCTCAATGTCATCGAAGTGGTGTGGGGTGCTCGCTCAGGCCCTGCTGAGACCGAGGACCTGCCCCGACTCGAGGTGGTCGACTGTTTCGGCGGCGGCGCTGAAATCGCCGCCGGTGGTGTTCTCGTTCGGGAATGCGATGCACGTGACACCAGCCGCCACCGCCGCAGCGACTCCCCCGACGTTGTCCTCGATGGCCACGGCAGTCCGCGCGTCCTCACCCAACTGCTCGAGCGCAAACGTGTACGCCGCAGCATCCGGCTTCGGCTTCTTGACGGAGTCACGGTTGACGATCAGATCGAACATCTCCGCGCTGATATGGGGCTTCAACGCGGCCAGGAGCGCGTCGATGTTTCCCTGCGACGTCGTGGTGACGAAGCCGACCTTCCGATGGTCGCGCTTGGCCTCCTGGACGGTTTCGACGACTCCGGGCCGCACGGTCAACGGTTCCGCACCGAGCAGCGCCTGGAAGATCTGCGACTTGGTGGCGTGCACGACCGGCGCATCGACTTCG from Mycobacterium sp. DL includes:
- a CDS encoding TauD/TfdA family dioxygenase codes for the protein MPDITTMTPTGVRINDFRVGALDEHAVADLRRLLAEHGVVVMPSQDIDDRRFLEFLRSFGPTMFTVGETPVPGFPELNVISNVGRTTPPRSTFHTDTSYVRKPPSYTALRAVHVPARGGHTLFTNQYTAYETLPADFRDDLAGRHITHVVTGLDLGADDETSAVHPIVRVHPISRRRYLYLSAPGRCAQVSGMSAEQAGVTIARLFEHCTHHDNVLRHAWAPGDVVMWDNRCVLHRADHDGVVGDRVFHRGMVVEQQ
- a CDS encoding D-alanine--D-alanine ligase, which gives rise to MASILHLVGSPVDDFHAELSRLYAGACIEALSARTSHTMHVAYVSPDGTWRFPADLRTESLSAAVRMTASEAINHLGVLGIDAVVPQMFCLPGMTTYRALFDFLGIRYLGNPPDVMAIAADKAKTRAVVAAAGVAVPAGAVVHPGDDLPLPLPVVVKPVAADNSVGVSLVREPAEYKAALDAAAAHSGAALVESYVELGREVRCGIVVRDGEMVCLPLEEYAVNPDTKPIRGRDDKLARDGAGELYLVAKDDSRAWIVVDDEALTQRVWAAARECHIALGCRHYSLFDFRIDPDGRPWFLEAGLYCSFAPSSVVAVMAAATGMGVADLFELVLAELGRETPCLTSPR
- a CDS encoding ATP-grasp enzyme, which encodes MTAVAPVAVSSSAAEVQHPRRSDAGKTCATLLALLATLPIDLALVGLALLRRVPDPAGTAGDGRTVLISGGKMTKALQLARAFHVAGHRVVLIESAKYRLTGHRFSRAVDAFHCVPEPTASGYAEALLDIVRRERVDVFVPVSSPAASLHDARARRLLDGVCEVVHADEDMVRMMDDKAAFSKAAGALGLRVPDWRRITDPQQVADFDFPDGRSYILKRIAYNPVGRLDLTRLSAETPTKNAEFARALPISDSDPWILQEYIEGQEYCTHGTVRCGRLQVYGCCESSASQLNYAMLDKPEILSWVEHFVGEVGVTGQVSLDFIEAADGHVYAIECNPRTHSAITMFDNHRQVAAAYLDDGHPMVTPRPGARPTYWIYQELWRLLTQPGRRRHRLATILRGKDAIFTWWDPLPYLMVHHVQIPVLLLGNLRRRRGWTKIDFNIGKLVEEGGD
- a CDS encoding class I SAM-dependent methyltransferase, with translation MTPSTILAEELSELCRLLDAADADPTVRDRLYRARDLAAGLDPYLAQCTTPESAALADLAHRTREINWDAEPSGGRLEQEMLSGHVEGQLLKFLVHLAGAHRVLEIGMFTGYSALAMAEAVPDDGTVVACEVDPGAARYARECFDASPVGHKITIELAPALDTLRRMENAGAAAFDFVFIDADKAGYLNYVEFLIESTLLTPRAVIAVDNTLMQGEPYKQDGTRTENGAAIATFNAALTYDPRVEQVLLPLRDGVTLIRRAPDRST
- a CDS encoding sedoheptulose 7-phosphate cyclase, with protein sequence MSNLQAQVSAGDRAFHVEGYEKIEYDLVYVDGVFALDNSELADTYRPYGRTLMVIDEVVHDLYGDAARAYFHHHEIELTVLPVQIRETAKSLETFERIVGEFDAYGLVRTEPVLVVGGGLTTDVAGFACASYRRNTPYIRIPTTLIGLIDASVSIKVAVNYGKHKNRLGAYHASQKVLLDFSFLKTLPEDQVRNGMAELIKISVVGNSTIFEMLEEHGADLLRTRFGHLDGTPELRAVGDRLTYAAIATMLDLEAPNLHEIDLDRVIAFGHTWSPTLELTPPEPFFHGHAINIDMALSTTLAEQRGHLSVGDRDRVLGVMSDLGLALDSPHLTPELLTAATSSILKTRDGLLRAAIPAPIGQCIFLNDVTTDELADTLVLHRKICSDYPRRGDGVDMFTATTPEGTHE
- a CDS encoding HAD-IA family hydrolase — translated: MSAIFFGSISTLADTSELQRRAFNEAFEAHGLDWNWSRDDYLSMLDSNGGAQRIADYAEARGDEVDAPVVHATKSQIFQALLGAEPLTVRPGVVETVQEAKRDHRKVGFVTTTSQGNIDALLAALKPHISAEMFDLIVNRDSVKKPKPDAAAYTFALEQLGEDARTAVAIEDNVGGVAAAVAAGVTCIAFPNENTTGGDFSAAAETVDHLESGQVLGLSRA